In one window of Macadamia integrifolia cultivar HAES 741 chromosome 2, SCU_Mint_v3, whole genome shotgun sequence DNA:
- the LOC122057190 gene encoding uncharacterized protein LOC122057190 — protein sequence MLISLLQPPKLKLTSCDVSCGTCFPASARPLPFITLPSSCSRWRPETSALVATTSRSGRSDEHQKLQKEFEEDDEDEDENYGGVSSRNSFRRREEEKDYDRDPEFAEILGGYFDNPEKAQARVEERIRKKRSKILHTKTGSSLPMKVTFNKFDFSNSYIWLEFYNAPLPNDISLICNAVRSWHIVGRLGGCNSMNMQLSQSPLDKRPSYDAIQGANVTPTTFYNIGDFEVQDNLARIWVDIGTSEPLLLDILINALTHISSDYIGIKQVAFGGSEFENWKENFTSEDAGCSVHKI from the exons ATGCTTATCTCACTACTTCAGCCACCGAAGCTGAAACTAACGAGCTGTGATGTCTCCTGCGGAACTTGTTTCCCTGCTTCAGCTCGTCCTTTACCTTTTATTACTCTTCCAAGTTCATGTAGCCGATGGCGACCTGAAACCTCGGCCCTGGTTGCCACAACCAGTCGAAGTGGCCGAAGTGATGAACACCAGAAATTGcagaaagaatttgaagaagatgacgaagatgaagatgaaaattaTGGAGGGGTTTCTTCTCGGAATAGTTtcagaaggagagaagaagagaaggattatGACCGAGACCCTGAATTCGCTGAAATCCTCGGTGGTTATTTCGATAACCCAGAAAAAGCTCAGGCCCGA GTGGaggaaagaataagaaagaaaaggagcaAGATACTGCACACTAAAACTGGTTCTTCTCTACCCATGAAGGTGACATTCAACAA ATTTGATTTTTCAAACTCATATATATGGTTGGAATTTTACAATGCTCCATTACCAAATGATATCTCCTTAATTTGCAAT GCAGTAAGATCATGGCACATAGTTGGACGTCTTGGTGGATGCAATTCCATGAACATGCAG CTGTCACAGTCTCCTTTGGATAAAAGGCCAAGTTATGATGCAATTCAAGGAGCAAATGTGACACCTACCACATTTTATAACATCGGTGATTTTGAGGTTCAAGATAACTTAGCGCGCATATG GGTTGATATTGGGACTAGTGAACCATTGCTTTTGGATATTTTGATAAATGCCTTGACACACATAAGTTCAGA TTACATCGGAATAAAACAGGTGGCTTTTGGGGGATCTGAATTTGAGAACTGGAAGGAGAATTTTACATCAGAGGATGCTGGTTGCAGTGTTCACAAGATCTAG